From Alkalidesulfovibrio alkalitolerans DSM 16529, a single genomic window includes:
- a CDS encoding TIGR01212 family radical SAM protein (This family includes YhcC from E. coli K-12, an uncharacterized radical SAM protein.) yields MNQRFFSLATHLRARFGRRVQKIPLDVGADCPNRDGTAGTGGCAFCSPRGAGSGLSHLPLAAQWERWAARARRKYGAHVGFMAYLQDHTATHLPLARLAALLAEAASLPDCLALAVSTRPDTLDDEKLSAIAAVPLGEIWLDMGLQSAHDATLTRIGRGHDAASFATACERAAACGLLVCGHVILGLPGETQEHWLSTIDFLNRLPVAGVKFHNLFVSRGSALESAWQAGRFIPPEMDAYVQGLARCLERLRPDVVIHRLHADPAPGELAAPAWAADRPALRRAIENILTRLDAHQGMDYHPETGPNHVHGRKP; encoded by the coding sequence ATGAACCAAAGATTCTTCTCCCTGGCCACGCACCTGCGCGCGCGTTTCGGCCGCCGCGTGCAAAAAATCCCCCTGGACGTGGGCGCGGACTGTCCCAACCGCGACGGCACGGCCGGAACGGGCGGCTGCGCCTTCTGCTCGCCGCGCGGCGCGGGCTCCGGCCTTTCGCATCTGCCGCTCGCGGCGCAATGGGAGCGCTGGGCGGCCCGGGCACGGCGCAAATACGGCGCGCACGTCGGATTCATGGCCTATCTGCAGGACCATACCGCCACCCACCTGCCCCTTGCACGCCTGGCGGCGCTTTTGGCCGAGGCCGCGAGCCTGCCGGACTGCCTCGCCCTGGCCGTGTCCACGCGGCCCGACACTCTCGACGACGAGAAGCTTTCGGCCATCGCCGCAGTGCCCCTCGGCGAAATCTGGCTCGACATGGGGTTGCAGTCGGCCCACGACGCCACCCTGACGCGCATCGGCCGGGGCCACGACGCGGCTTCTTTCGCAACAGCCTGCGAGCGCGCGGCCGCGTGCGGCCTTCTCGTCTGCGGCCACGTCATCCTCGGGCTGCCGGGCGAAACCCAGGAGCACTGGCTTTCGACCATCGATTTCCTGAACCGGCTGCCCGTGGCGGGCGTCAAATTCCACAACCTCTTCGTCAGCCGAGGCAGCGCCCTGGAAAGCGCCTGGCAGGCCGGACGATTCATCCCGCCGGAGATGGATGCCTACGTCCAAGGTCTGGCGCGCTGCCTCGAGCGCCTGCGGCCCGACGTCGTCATCCACCGCCTGCACGCCGATCCCGCGCCGGGCGAACTGGCCGCTCCAGCGTGGGCCGCCGACCGCCCCGCGCTTCGCCGCGCCATCGAAAACATCTTGACCCGACTCGACGCGCACCAAGGCATGGACTATCATCCGGAAACCGGGCCGAACCACGTACACGGGAGGAAACCATGA